The DNA window TGTGCGGTTGTCCTTTCCTGTACTATCATCGTGGAAGATTTACATAATTGCACAGGCTGTTCCGTTACTGAACAATGAGATGGGTTGGAACAATTGGCTAGGGTCTAGTTAGGggattagggtttttttttttgggtggggtaAACACAAGTTCGGTACGGGCGAGGAGAGCGCAAGaacaagatgatgatgatgggtgAGGGCGCGCATGAACATgtggcggcggtgagcggcgTGGAGGGAGGAGTAAGCGGTAGCGACAGTGAGATGGCGCCGCGCCATATACCACCAGCTCGACGCGACGCGGCATTACCTGCCGTCgaacgaggcggcggcggtggacgcgtaCGCGTGTGATGGGCTTAGGATGTAACGAGTTCAAGGTGCGACGGTGCGCGCGCGGGCGGAGCCAGGACTGGACGGAGTGCCCTTTCACGCGTCCGAGGGAGAAGGCGCGGAGGAGGGACACCGGACACGAGGCCGTACTGCGACTCTGGCACGGCGTGCCTGGACTTCCGCAAGGGCGGGTGCAATCACGGCGACGCGTGCGAGTTCGCGCACGGGGTGTTCGACAATTCGAGTGCTGATCTCGCGTAACTGCCAGGATGAGAAGGCCTCGGCCTTTTTCTCCTTCCCATCAGGCCGAACAGGCATAAATCCTTCCATCCAATGGatttaggaaaaagtatacttcgACTCCTTCAACTATGGCCCGAGTATGATTTatatcctccaaccacaaaaccaggtatatcgactcctccaactattaaaaccggtgcaaacaatgcctcttggtggttttggaggtggttttggctgacatggcgcctacgtgacGGTCTTGACCGGGTCTTTGTCCTAcatggcgcttatgtggcattagaataaaaaacattaaaaaaaatgtgggacccgtTGAcattctccctctccttcccttcttcctcctccctccctctctcccttatctccctttctctcccccGGCCTGGTGGCGTCGTGGTCGTCGTTGCCCATGGCCACcggacgccggcgccgaccgccgccgctcccgaccaCCGGCGAGCTCCAGATCCTCCCCCGTGCGCGGACggacggcgagctcctccccgcaCGCGCACCCCCACcgcaccgccgctgctcctgaccaccggcgagctccagctcctcccccgcgcgagGACGGCATGCGAGCTCCTCCCTGCGCAtggacggccggcgagctccagaTCCTCCCCCGTGCGCGGACggacggcgagctcctccccgcaCGCTCACCCCCACcgcaccgccgctgctcctgaccaccggcgagctccagctcctcccccgcgcgagGACGGCATgcgagctcctccccgcgcatggacggccggcgagctcctccccgtgCGCGGATGGCCTGTGAGCTCCTCCCCGCACGCGGACAGctgtcgctgtcgccgtcgttAGCTCCCTCCGCCATCCACGGCGCCGAcggcctcctcctgctgcgcgcgCTTCAGGAAGATCACATGGTGCTCGTACGCCGCCAGCGCTGGGCTACCCTAGTGGAGGAGCTCCTCCAGGGCGTTGATGGCGGACGCGACCTTGTCgtcaccggcagcggcggcggcgatctggCTGTCCGAGATCGATCGAGTCCAGGCGAACCACGAGCAATACGGGCGCCACCATTGAGATCGATccgacctagctagctagctcgaaacaaaaaaaaaatcagcaagatGAGATCATTGAATTGAATGGAATTCTCTGATCACTTCCTGTACGTCGAAGCAAAATCAAAGGCTAGCTCGCCAGCGCCCTGGGAAGCAGCATTTGActgcagcacggcggcggcgcagccggggGGATGGACCCTATCCTCACCTCTACCAGCACGACGCCCTCACTGGGTGGACGAGCTCCCtctgccgcctcccgccatcCACAATCCTGCTTCCGCCACCCAGAcccgtcgccggcctccaccACGCTCGAACTCAGCTGTCGCCGAGGGGACGGGACCCACGGAAGCCGGCGGCGCACCGATGGCCTTCGTCGGCCTTCCGCCTCCGTCGGCTTGTCCCACCGGGCGCCGGCGCACGagatgacacgtggggcccacatgacagtgggtcccactattttctgtgtgaatgacatgtcggTCCcacgtattttttttgtttttactctaaaatgccacataagcgacaCGTTAACgacacgtgggacgaagactgGGTCAACagtgccacgtaggcgccacgtcagccaaaatcGCTTCCAAAACTACTCAGGGATATATtttacaccggttttgatagttataGGAGTCAATATACACGGTTTTATGGTTTGAAGTTATGAATCATACTCGGaccatagttgagggagtcaaagtatactttttccatgGATTTAAGGCTTGTTTTATTTCCCTCCCGGGCCTCATTCCCGTTTGTGCTAAAGCCCAGATTCCCTGGTCCTTTTTCACCCCTCCCTAAAACCAAAATCTATtgatcccccctccctccctcagcCCAAGGAATGTTTCCTTCTTGGGAAATATTCTATGTTTAGCTGCTAATTTGCTGTGATGCATCTCGGTTGACCGGAGGTAACAGCAATTGTGTCCCAGGACTGGTACTGAGTTCCGCAACGTGAAATTGACATATGCTGACATGCCTAAAAGAACAGCATCATAGATTCAGAGAGAAGCAAGGTGACACTGACAAAACATATCCCACTGAAAGAAACTGCATTACAAAAACACCATTTACAGGTAATACTAATACTGAAGCTCCAATCACAGTCTCCAACTGCTGAAGCTCTAGCCACACTACCGGAAACATCACATATTCAGATAGTAGCAAGGCGGAGATTAAACTGTGAATCTAAGTATCTGACAGAACAGGTACTGTGAAAGACTACAGTGAGATACACATATCAGCCTAAGCACCGTGTCCGTTATGGCATAAAAATCCAATGAGAGCTCATAGGATCCAGTACACTGAAGGAGCTCAACGTTTGTCAAATTAATCATCAACACCTCGAACACCACCTCAAACTAAAGATTAGCATTCAACTTATTAGTAGGCCGAATGAACAAATAATCCATCATCAAATTTATCAGCCATCTGAACGGCTGCAGATACCATCTTAAAGATCTTCAGGAATACACTAACACGCAACTATCCAAAATATACTGAGGAACTTACACAAACTAACCATCTTCATTCAGGTCTCTAGTCCATCAGACCCCAAATCACACGAGAGATACATCATTGAACATCATAACAGTAGTACAAATAGCACAACGGCCTGCCCTAAATAGATCACAGGAATCACAGCTAACAAGAATGAGTAACTGTTATTGATCATTTATTCAGGTATTcagatagcaaaaaaaaaagaaagatattcAGATAGCAGCATCAAAAAGCCAAGCAGATGATGGAAAGAAGAAGCGGTTGAATGCAACACTATATATGACAACTTAAAGAACAAACTAGAATCAAAGTGAGTGACAAACTTTAATTCTTTATTTAAGTCATTGACGTGATCAGTACAAAATCAGACTGAGTGGATGTCCAGTGTTCAGTCTACCTCCCCTATGTGTTAAACTAATAAGGATTCTAAGAAAAGCGTGACAATAAATCAATAATATGCTCCAAGCTTCCATCTGTTGAGACTATCGTATGATAAAAGAAGCATTTCGAAGAGCGAGATGGTATACTTCAGTTCAGATTGGCTTATATCAAAAACAGAAGGACATATATCAAAGATCATCAGCTAGTCATCAAGGCATTCAACACCACATCAAACTGGAGATAATTCCATCAGCAACCAAGTTACAAACTCTGACAGAATGAGCATGACTCCAAAGGCCGTACTGACATCGATCGGCTTCTAGAACCTAACGAGAAGAGCCCCATGAATCTTGCGTGGCTGCTAAGAAATCTACCAacagaaacagagagagaaccTGGCCAGGAACTGATCCAAACCAAACTCGAGGTGTCGGACGTGCCCCGTTCCGTGATTCCGTCTAACCCTGATCATGGCGACGCAGATGGCCGCAGAAGTGGCTCCTCCAAACTCGAGGTGTCGGCGGAgctcgacgacgtcgccgccgccggccgcggtgGGTGCTGCTCCTCCGGGCCCTTGGGCGAACCTGTCGCCGGGGGCGGTAGCAGCTGGTCCTGAGCCTCCAGGTCGAGGTCGCCCGGCTCCTCCGGAGCAATCCTGACGTGtgtcgatgacgacgacgacgacgacgacgcagacgTCTCCTGTGGCGGCGGGTTCTGCTCCTCCGGCAACGGCTGCTGCGGCCGCGCTCTCCACGGCAGCACGCGAACGCTGCGAGCCTTCTTGCGGCATTCCGGGCAGGACAGGCCGTGCTCGCGGAGCCATTTGTCGACGCTGTAGTCGCAGTCCTTGTGGAAGACGTGGCCGCAGGAGAGCGTGCGGACGACGTCGCCGGCCACCATGCCGTACCGGCACATCGAGCAGTCGCCCAGCGCGCGGTCCAGCGTGGTGACGCCGCCGAGCATCCACACCAACCACCCCGGCGCCCTCTCGTACAAGTGCAAGCCGAGGTTGATGAGCCCAAAGGCGACGAATATTGCGATGAATCCCCCCTTCTCCATGCCTCTCCTTCCCcgatcctctcctctccccccctcGCGCTCTCCTCGCTTTGCGTTTCGTGGAGtttggaggtggaagaagaggcCGGAGCCTTGCGGGATGAAACGGTATTGCACTGGACCCCACTTGGAAGGCCGGCTTATATAgcgtggaccgcgcgcaccgATGCCGTTGATCGCAGATCGGAGGGCGGGTAGTGATCGGCTAGTTCGTTAACGAATTCTTGTTCTTGGTGGGCGTATGATTTGGCCGAGCAGGACACACGAGGCGTATATGCGGCTGCCTGTATCAGATTGGGTTTTGGAATGGTAATCGTGGTTTTCAGGTTTCTGCAGAGCTAGGCAAAAACATGCAATAGTACAACTCGATCTGTACAAGTGTACAACCACTTTTGAAAAGAGAAGTGTACGACCACTTCACTACTGCACATTGCTTTGCATCCTTGAAGTTGTTAAGTTCAGTTCAGTCAGCTTCTGCTGTAGCAAGTTATTTCTGAAAAATGAGCTAACATACTACTACATATTGCAGGTTTGATAAACTTTCTAATCAGATGAACTTACATAATGCACTCCGTGGGATACAAATTGGTGTTAGAATTAAGGGAGGACAAAGATGGCAAGCCCACACAAAGTTCAGGTAGTTCAGATAACATTGCAGAATTAGACCCACAATAGTATGCCGGACATTAATACGATTCTCTGTACACTGAATATTTAGCAGGCGATTTCAGCTAAGctgtatgataaaaaaaaaagacttagaGAATTCCTGCAGTATACATAACAAACAACATTGTACTTGTCAAGATCAATAGTTCAGTATGCAGTTATCATCGCAAAATAGCATATCGCTTAGTCAGTACTAATTCAGGACCACTTCTTGGCTTATGCCTTCTTTCATTGACAAATTGAAGAATTGACATCTCCCAAAATCTTCAGATCTTCATATTCCATATCCAAATATTCAGACTTCAGTTTGTTACATGGGAAGCAACAAGGGCAACAATTCTGGCCGAAAagaatcagaattcagaaggaACTCTAAC is part of the Oryza glaberrima chromosome 4, OglaRS2, whole genome shotgun sequence genome and encodes:
- the LOC127769413 gene encoding uncharacterized protein LOC127769413, producing the protein MEKGGFIAIFVAFGLINLGLHLYERAPGWLVWMLGGVTTLDRALGDCSMCRYGMVAGDVVRTLSCGHVFHKDCDYSVDKWLREHGLSCPECRKKARSVRVLPWRARPQQPLPEEQNPPPQETSASSSSSSSSTHVRIAPEEPGDLDLEAQDQLLPPPATGSPKGPEEQHPPRPAAATSSSSADTSSLEEPLLRPSASP